In Phoenix dactylifera cultivar Barhee BC4 chromosome 1, palm_55x_up_171113_PBpolish2nd_filt_p, whole genome shotgun sequence, the genomic stretch AAAGTTAAAACCAAATGATGTTTACAATCTAGGACAGTAATGGTTTATTCTAAGCATTAGGGTATGCGCCCATTTTTGAGTTGTTACAACAGTCTAATATCCAATTACTGATCCTAGGGATTAACTAGGCTGCCTACTAAATGATGCAGTAAGGAGGGTAGGTGCTGCTGAATTTTTGGTGGATGATGGCTGAAATTGGTTGGATCCAAAGCTAATTTGGGTTAGGACATGGGAGGAAAGGATTAGGCTTGCGATTTAGATATGAAACCTAAGGACTTTGTGATGATTGGGCGTTTGAGGGATTAGAGTCATTGGCATGATGAAGATTGGCGGagtggaagaaggaacaatggaaggtGCTGTTGTTTGGGTAGTATATGATAACTATGGGCTGAATAGAAGAGTCTCACCTCTATCCTAATCTCAATGATTTTCCGGCATCTCaccgaggaagaaagaaacttTTGGAGTCTCACTCACTAAAAGTTTGGGATTAACCAGTGTTAACATTCTTTTGGTACATATAGAAAAATAGTGTTTGTACGATGACTCTTGTGCTCGGAATTCACAACCAGAAACCAAATTGTACGATACTCATATCATACAAGTTTTAAAGGATGTTAGGTGCTCCATGAAATCCCCTTGATAACTTGTTATCTTTAGTGTCTGCGATATTACCCTAAAGCATATTTATAGTTACATACCCCAACAGCTTTTTAGCGACCTGTCTGTTGCAATCTTCCAGTTGTTTCTACCTAGTAACATTGTACAAATTTCTAGTTGCAAGCAACTGTAGTTGCTTATTTGGTGGAAACTGTTTCATTTttctatatcaaaaaaaaaaaaaaaaatctgtttcaAGTTATGTTCATTATTCTTGGACATCATTTGCTCTCATCACCCTACATTCTGCTCCTAGCTTGGACATGAGGGCATCTATAAGAACAACGCCTATTGTATTGCATGAACCATTTAAGGATGTTGCTGTAAACACAGATGCCCTGTTAAAAATTCATTGATGCTTTCATCTTCATTGTAGTTAATGTTCCTACTTTCTAGGGTCAAAGATGCATCTGCATGGCTTAGTTCAGTTGTATATGGCCTTTTTCTACAGATCTAACTATGACTAGAAAACCACAATAGTAATTGCCTCCACCATAGCTTAAGCTATGTGATTTTCGGAGGACAGAGATCTGCAACTTGGTATCCCTGTTTCTTTAATTCATTGACAATAGTTTAACAATTTGGTGGAGCAAAGTTATGGTCTGCTTGCTATTTACATTTGAGCTGTTCTTAGCTTTCTCCATTGTTATATGGTAACAAAGCTCAGATTATTGCTTTAGTTTGAGAAGAAACACCACTATTGAATGTGTATTATCCAATCTTCTCTTAGAAATTTTCATTGTTTTGATGCATGTAATTAACTACCCTAAATAACATATCTGAGTTCAGGTATTTGATGGACATGGAGGGAAAGCTGCTGCACATTTTGTCCGTGACAATTTACCGAGGGTCATTGTGGAAGATGCTGAATTCCCTCTTGAACTTGAAAAGGTAGTCATGAGGTCATTTATGCAAACTGATGCTCAGTTTGCAAGGACATGCGCTGTTCAGTCTACCCTGTCATCTGGCACAACAGCACTTACTGCAATGATATTTGGAAGGTTGGCTTATTCATCCATTGAAACTTAAGATCCTTTATATTTTTTGCAGTCTTCATCAGATCCAATGCTCTAAAGCTTATATACGTATCAGTGActtctatcttctttttcttggttaAGACCTTCTCTATTGTCCAGGCTACATTCAATAATTTAGTATAGTTCATTTTTACCTAATCATTCCTAAGTTATCGTCAAAATTAACTTGTATGTTGTtacttttcccttttctttgttGTTAAATATCATATTCTAGCATCTAGGTTCTTTCATCTTCCTAAGTTCACTTCTATGTTAtctttgtttcatttttttttctcattttcatATTTCATTTTGAATTCCATCTTGATTCCTATGCTTGAGTTCATGACACTGGTTGCTAATGATCGCAATGACAGATCTCTATTAGTCGCTAATGCTGGAGACTGCCGTGCTGTGCTTTCCCGACTTGGGATGGCAATAGAAATGTCCAAGGATCACAAGCCCTGTTGTGTCAAGGAACAAAAGCGCATTGAATCCCTCGGTGGCTACATCGATGATGGATACTTGAACGGTCAGCTTACTGTTACCCGAGCTCTTGGTGATTGGCATCTGGAGGGCATGAAAGATATTGGCGAGCAAGGTGGGCCCTTGAGTGCTGAACCAGAGCTTAAGATGATTACTTTAACAAAAGATGATGAGTTCTTGATAATAGGCAGTGATGGTATATGGGATGTTTTCTTGAGCCAAAATGCTGTGGACTTTGCTCGGAGGAGGCTCCAAGAACACAATGATGTGAAATTGTGTTGCAAGGAATTAGTTGAGGAGGCAATAAAGCGAGGGGCTATCGACAATTTGACTGCAGTTATTGTATGCTTCCACTCGGACCCCCCAGCTCGGATGGGAGCACACAGGACTAGGGTACCAAGGAGCATATCAGCTGAGGGGCTCTATAACCTTAGGCGCCTTTTACAAGCTTAAGCAAAGGCAGGATTTGCCTTTATAGACATTTGCTACATGCTTTGTTCATATATTCTACTTTGTCTAGTTCTATAGAGAGAGGTCTAAGGTACACCGGTGCCGCTTTATTGCTATGTCAGTACATTCTGTATGGAGGATGGTTCGACATACTGAGTATCAgtacgcctaccggtaccgAATTAGTATGATATGATACGCTCTGTACCATCCTGTTTGGTATGGTATAGTGTATCTTAGAGGTGTCCATCTTGAGTTGTCTAGAAATTAGCTGTATCTAATAAGGCTGAAGTGGTGGTGCATCCAGGGCTCTATGAGTTCGTTATTGTGATGTTTAGGGATcaatgtgtatgtatgtaaatAAAATAGTATTGATGCTAAAATATTATTCATCATTGATTCAATAAAATTGTGTTTTGCTGGTATATGTTattctatttattattcaattcAGGAACGGTCAAGACTGATATGAAGTACCCTTTGTTTTGCAATGTAAATTTACAAAATCTTAGAAATTCGAGTGGATTTCCAATTATATGTTCTTTTCCCTCTCTACTTTAGTAGCTCAATTTTTGTAAAACTTTGTTTTGAAAAACCAACTCTCAAGGTTTGAAAACTTTTAAATCAATGAGAATGTCAGAACCATGATTTTATCATGAAACTGCTCGAGAAATCATTGTAActatttcaaagaaaaatcatCTTCTATTTTCAGGGGCAAAATGTGATATAATAATACCATTGGTACCAAATTATGAAACATCTCTAATCATTGCATTTCATCCTCTTTGCATtctagcttcccacctttaaCTAGCCCTGGCACTCAACTAAAACCTAGCGAACACCCTTCCTGTACCAAAATCTGCATTCTCTTATCTTGGATCTCATCTACTGGAAAACCAATAGAAAAACTAAAAACTTAGATTGAGAACCTCCCAAGAAAGCGGAAGAGCATATCAACCATTTCAGTAGGTAATCATCACTAAGGTGAATTGAGATTTCGGGCCATCTCAGTTGAGATGGAAGGCTAGAAACATTTGAAAAGACAATTCTGAGAGCACGGCCAATATTcttataaagaaaaagaaacattaTAATATGTCAGCCAATGGAAAAATCTTGAGTACTTACTGATGAGAAGGATTAATTTTTTCTGATATTATAGTGCCCAATGGTTCATATCATGTTTATTTTTGGCAGAGATAGAAATGCCTTGTATCATATCGATTAGTTTTTAGTATCTCTACTATCAACTCAAAAGCTTGATTTCAACTCTACCCTAGCATTCGTGGTCACCGGAGAGGACATGAAGAGATGGTCACAGGTTGGTCGGCCATGGGAGGTGGGAGGAGGACTGGAGATCGAGTTCACATCCCGAACTGGTCACCTGGGTCGGAAACGTGGCATGGCCATATGAACTCTAGAGTGATGCTCTAGAGATTATATAAGGCCTATAACATGAACAAGATCTCCAATAATACCAGAATAatcaaatcaatcataaaagtcAACAATAATAATCTAACTAGATAAATCTATCATTATCAAATAGTAAagtttactcaatcacaaaatTCAAATGTTCATCTGGTATCAGAAAATGAACTATGTAACTAATAACTTTGGTGTTGAACTCCACATCCAACC encodes the following:
- the LOC103696741 gene encoding probable protein phosphatase 2C 27 isoform X3, with the protein product MERICENTVAIDSQQNQVRDFAPVIRSGEWSDIGSRMYMEDTHVCISDLAKKYGCHSLEHEAVSFYGVFDGHGGKAAAHFVRDNLPRVIVEDAEFPLELEKVVMRSFMQTDAQFARTCAVQSTLSSGTTALTAMIFGRSLLVANAGDCRAVLSRLGMAIEMSKDHKPCCVKEQKRIESLGGYIDDGYLNGQLTVTRALGDWHLEGMKDIGEQGGPLSAEPELKMITLTKDDEFLIIGSDGIWDVFLSQNAVDFARRRLQEHNDVKLCCKELVEEAIKRGAIDNLTAVIVCFHSDPPARMGAHRTRVPRSISAEGLYNLRRLLQA
- the LOC103696741 gene encoding probable protein phosphatase 2C 27 isoform X4, producing the protein MCVEGGEKMETFDLCKAPNEKSSDLATSHVFDGHGGKAAAHFVRDNLPRVIVEDAEFPLELEKVVMRSFMQTDAQFARTCAVQSTLSSGTTALTAMIFGRSLLVANAGDCRAVLSRLGMAIEMSKDHKPCCVKEQKRIESLGGYIDDGYLNGQLTVTRALGDWHLEGMKDIGEQGGPLSAEPELKMITLTKDDEFLIIGSDGIWDVFLSQNAVDFARRRLQEHNDVKLCCKELVEEAIKRGAIDNLTAVIVCFHSDPPARMGAHRTRVPRSISAEGLYNLRRLLQA
- the LOC103696741 gene encoding probable protein phosphatase 2C 27 isoform X1, with protein sequence MCVEGGEKMETFDLCKAPNEKSSDLATSHMERICENTVAIDSQQNQVRDFAPVIRSGEWSDIGSRMYMEDTHVCISDLAKKYGCHSLEHEAVSFYGVFDGHGGKAAAHFVRDNLPRVIVEDAEFPLELEKVVMRSFMQTDAQFARTCAVQSTLSSGTTALTAMIFGRSLLVANAGDCRAVLSRLGMAIEMSKDHKPCCVKEQKRIESLGGYIDDGYLNGQLTVTRALGDWHLEGMKDIGEQGGPLSAEPELKMITLTKDDEFLIIGSDGIWDVFLSQNAVDFARRRLQEHNDVKLCCKELVEEAIKRGAIDNLTAVIVCFHSDPPARMGAHRTRVPRSISAEGLYNLRRLLQA
- the LOC103696741 gene encoding probable protein phosphatase 2C 27 isoform X2, whose product is MMERICENTVAIDSQQNQVRDFAPVIRSGEWSDIGSRMYMEDTHVCISDLAKKYGCHSLEHEAVSFYGVFDGHGGKAAAHFVRDNLPRVIVEDAEFPLELEKVVMRSFMQTDAQFARTCAVQSTLSSGTTALTAMIFGRSLLVANAGDCRAVLSRLGMAIEMSKDHKPCCVKEQKRIESLGGYIDDGYLNGQLTVTRALGDWHLEGMKDIGEQGGPLSAEPELKMITLTKDDEFLIIGSDGIWDVFLSQNAVDFARRRLQEHNDVKLCCKELVEEAIKRGAIDNLTAVIVCFHSDPPARMGAHRTRVPRSISAEGLYNLRRLLQA